ACAAGTCGCTGCAGACCGGCTTCCCGGAACGCTTCGCGACGCCGAAGATCCTTTCGGACCTGGTGGACGCAGGCAAGCTGGGCACCAAGACCGGTGCAGGCTTCCTCAATGTTCCCGCCGAACGCACTCCGGAACTCATCGCCTACCGCAACAAGGCCTACGTGGCCATGCAGAAGCTCATTGAAGAGCTCGGCCCGGCCCCCATCAACTAAGACCTTTCAGGAGAAGAACCCATGACTTTCCCCGTAGAACGCACAGCAATCGTCACCGGCGCCGTTTCCGAGCGCGGCATCGGCCGTGCCACCGTCAACTACCTGGCCGGGCAGGGTTGGAACATCGGCATCATCGACCTCGATGACGCCGATTGCAAGATCGCAGCCAAAGAAATCGCCGCCGAGTACGGCGTCCAGGCCCATGGCGTTGGTGCCAACGTCGCCAGCGAAGCCGAGGTCCGCGCCGCCATTGATGAGCTTGAGGCCGAACTTCCGCAGATCGTCGCGCTGGCCAACGTTGCCGGAGTCAGCTCGCCTGTCGGCTACCTGGAACTGGAACCCGCTGAGTGGGACCGTGTCCTGAACATCAACCTCAACGGCGTCCACTACGCCACCCGCCGTGTGGCCGAGTCCATGGTCAAGAACCGCATCGGTCGAATCGTGAACATCTCCTCGGTCTCCGCCCAGCGCGGCGGCGGCACGTTCTCGAAAACCCCGTACTCCGTAGCCAAGGCCGGCGTCATTGGCCTGACCCGAGCGACTGCACGGGAACTGGGCGAGTACGACATCACCGTCAACGCCATTTCTCCCGGCCCCATCGACACCGACATCATGGGCGGCACCCTGAGCCAGGAACGCAAGGACGAACTCACCAAGGACCTGGTGGTGAACCGTGTGGGCTCCACCCGGGACATCGCCGCCGCCATCGCCTTCCTCATCAGCGAGGACTCCGGGTACATCTCCGGCCAGACGCTGAATGTGGATGGCGGACTGTACATGCACTAGGCCCACGGCAATGAAGACCTGGACGAGAGAACGCAAGATCTACCTTGCCGTGGGCGTCCTCACCTGCGCTGTGGGTATGCTGCTCATCTTCTTCCCGCGCTGATCGCGCCTGTGCGCGGCTGACCCGCGCCGCACTCGTCATTTCCCTGTCACTCAAAGAGGAGTTTCAATGTCTGTTGCCACCAATTCCACGAAGGAGTTGCTGGATACGCCGGTCCTCAAATCGGCCATTTCCAAGGCGTCGCGTCGGCTCATGCCCATGCTCGTCATCCTGTACGTGGTGGCCTTCCTGGACCGCACCAACGTTGGCTTCGCAGAAGCAGCGCTGGAAGTGGACCGGGGCATCACCGCCGGAGCCTACGCCCTGGGTGCGGGTATCTTCTTCATCGGCTACGCGCTGTTCGAGATTCCCAGCAACCTGCTCCTCACCAAGTTCGGCGCCAAGGTGTGGCTCGCCCGCATTGCCATCACCTGGGGCATCGTGTCAGCCTGCTTCGCGTTTGTGCAGGGTGAGACGTCGTTCATCATCCTCCGCTTCCTGCTGGGCGTCACCGAAGCCGGTCTGTTCCCCGGCGTCATCATGTTCCTTGCGGCCTGGTTCCCCAACAAGGTTCGCGTGAAGATGTTCGCCATCTTCTACCTGGCCCAGCCGTTCTCCCAGATGATGGGTGCACCCCTGTCCGGCTGGCTCATCAACATCGGCGACCAGGTTCCGGGCGTTGCCGGCTGGCAGGTGATGTTCTTCGTTGAGGGCATGCTCGCCGTCCTGGCCGGTATTGCCGCCTACTTCTTCCTCATCAACAGTCCCCAGGACGCCAAGTTCCTGACCAAGGAAGAGAAACGGGCTCTGTCCGATGTCATGGCGCTCGAGGACACGGTGAAGGAGGAATCCGGCCCCCGCGGCGTTCTTGCCTCCATGCGTAACGGCCGGGTCTGGTACTTCACCGTCATCTACTTCTGCCTGCAGGTGGCCGTCTATGGCGTGACGTTCTACCTGCCACAGCAGGTGGCGCAGCTGACCGGGCAAAAGGTGGGCATCGCCGTCGGCCTCCTCGCGGCCATCCCGTGGTTCTTCGGCATCTTCGCCTGCTACTTCATCGGCAAGGCAGCCAACACTGTGGCGCGTCGCCGTCGCTGGGGCACAGCGTTGTTCATCTCCACCGGCCTGTGCATCTTTGGTTCCGCATGGGCCGGTGCCAACCAAATGCCCGCCCTGGGCATCATCTTCATCACCCTTGCGGTGTGCAGCTTCCTGTCCACCGGCCCCATCTGCTGGTCATATCCGACGGCGTTTCTCACCGGAACTGCCGCGGCCGCCGGTATCGGGCTGATCAACTCCCTCGGAAACCTGGGTGGGTTCGTGGCGCCGATCCTGCGCACCACGGTCAACCAAGTTACGGCCTCGGACACCGGAACCATGGGTGTCTACGCACTGGGTGTCCTGCCGTTTGTCGCGGCCATGCTGATGTTCGGTACCAAGCGCTTCAGCAATAAGGCCGACGAACTGTTGGAGAAATAGAGCGTGAACCTGCCAGCTTTCCCTTCTGCTGCGGACTCTGCCACGGACGCCGCGCTGGACACTGTGTTCATTGGCGTCAGCACCAAGATGTACATGGGCTACGCGCAGAGCTTGGCGTGGCTGGAGCAATTGGTGGCAGAAGTGGAGACCCGTCCGGCCCTCGTGGCCGGACGGGTGGTCCCGTTTGTGATCCCGTCGCATCCGGTGTTGCCCGCTGCAGCGCGTTTGCTTCAGGGCTCGCCACTGGTCCTGGGCGCTCAGAACTGCGGCTGGGCTGACGGGCCATGGACGGGTGAGGTGTCACCGTCCATGCTCGCTGAGCTTGGAGTGGGATTGGTGGAAATCGGTCACGCTGAGCGGCGGCGCTACTTTGCCGAAGATGAGGCGATGATCGCGCTCAAGGTCAGTGCCGCCGTCGATGCCGGGCTGACTCCGCTGCTGTGTGTGGGAGAGCCCGAAGTTCTGGAACCGGAGGCAGCGGCGGACACGGTGTTCGGGCAGATCAAGGCTGCAGTGTCCGGCGACTGGTCGCTTGCTTCGAAACTTGTGATCGCCTACGAGCCCGTCTGGGCGATCGGCGCTCCTGAACCTGCCTCAGCGGCATATGTTTCGCAGGCAGTCGGAACCCTGCGTTCGGCGCTTGCCCAGCACGGGTTGGCCAGGCTGCCCATCATTTATGGCGGGTCGGCGAAACCCGGCTTGTTGCCGCAACTGGACGGGGTTTCCGGGCTTTTCCTTGGCCGCTTCGCACACGACGCCAGCAACTTCGGCCGGGTCCTGGACGAAGCCTTGAGTTTTTGTACAGCAGATGCCCCTAAGACGCCCTCTAAAGGGCATTAGGTGTACGAAAACTCCGCTGGCAGAGGGCCACGAAGCCGCCGAGGTTTTCGAGGCCTTCCGGATGGGTCGGCAAATAGTTGGTCAGTTCAGGCGAACGCACGACGACGGCACGCCACTGACCGCGCGACACCGCCACGTTGATCCGGTTGCGGGACAGCAGGAATTCCATGCCACGGGGAACTTCACCGGCGGCCGATGCGGCCATGGAGACGATGACCACCGGGGCTTCCTGGCCTTGGAACTTGTCCACGGTTCCTACCCGCACTGTCCCGAGGCCGGCAGATCGGAGCTCATGTTTGATGAGCTGGACCTGGGCGTTATAGGCCGCGACCACAAGGATGTCTGTTTCCTCGAGGGGACGGCGTTCCGGGGAGTCCGAAGGGTCCAGCCATTTCAGGCCCAGATGGGCCTGGACTTGCCGGACGACCTCAACTGCTTCTTCAGGCGAGGCAGTGGAGTTGGCGGTGTGCGTAACGTACACACAGGAAATTCCGGGGCTCGCCCCTTCCAGTTCACGCATGGTTGCGGCAGGAGCGGCCTCGAGCCGGTTGTCGTAGGACAGCTCCGACACTGCGCTGCACAGCTCCGGATGCATGCGCCACGACAACGCCAGGAAGTAGCCGAGGTGGGACGGCAAGGTGTTGTAGCCATCCGACAGCCAACCCAGGGCAGATTCATCAACGGGTTCCGGATGCTTGCCTTGGGTGACCTGAGGAAGTTGCTGCGGGTCACCGAGGAGCAGGAGCCGTTTGGCGGCCCGGCTGACAGCCATGGTGTTGGCCAGCGAGAACTGACCCGCTTCGTCGATGACCAGGAGATCGAGCGATCCGGCGGGGACTTCCTTGCCCACCATGGTCCACGCGGTGCCGCCGATCAGGGCGCCACCCGGTGTGGACAAGAGCTCTTCCACGTCGCCTTTGGCGCAGTTGGTCCACGGCACAGGATCGTTGTGCTTGACGTCCTTGGCCACCAGGCGGGGATCGATGCCCGCTTTCTCCACGGCAGCGCAGAGCATGTTTTCCACTACGGCGTGGGATTGCGCCACGACGCCGACCTTCCACCCGTCGGCCACCAGCCTGGCCAGCACGTGGGCGCCAACGTATGTCTTCCCGCTGCCGGGAGGACCCTGGACGGCCAGATAGGAATGGTCCAAGTCCTTGACCGCCGCTGTGATGGCATCGATATAGCCATCGGGGCCTGAGGGAACTGTTGGAAGGTTGGCGAGGGTGCCCAGCCTGGGCGGCTGGCGGCGGACCAGGTCCAGTGCCGGATCCTTGGGCCAGGAAGGCAACGCCGCGCGGAGCTTGGTAGCCAACGCGGCCAATGCAGCCCTTTGCCCGGTCGTCTGAATCGGGCTGTCCGGGGTCAGCGCCATGGGGGTTTGGACGAACTCGGTGGAGTCTTTGCGAAGCTTCTCGACGATGGTGACGAACTCGAAGTCACCCTCTTCGCCGACCTCGATGACCTCTGTCCCGCCCCACCCCGCACGGCCCAGTACTGAGGATTCCTTGGCGGCCAGAGCATCCGGCAACGGAGACCCGTACATTCGGAAATACTTCCTGCCCGGATCCAATCCCGCGCCGTCACCGGACCGGCCCAGCAGTTTCACGATCCGGGCAGGGTTGCTGCGAGGTGTTGGTTTCGCCCAGTCCTGCAGCAACTCCGCGTGGTCCACCATGAATTGGTCGCGGGACTCGTCCCATTGGGAAGTTGGCTTTTCCAGACGGTCGAAGTGTCCCCACCAGTGCTGTTTGTCCTCACGGCGGTGGTACCCGACCCCTGCAGCGACGATGCCGATGGCCCGGGAATTCAGCGTTGCCTGTTCTTCCGAGGGCAGGCCGGCCACGTAGTCGAACAGCGCCTTCTCTTCGGGCGGTGCCTCGTACTTCTCCGGCTCAGTGTCGGAAGGAGCATCATCGTTCACAGGTCCGCCGGGAACAATGGATCGCTCCGCAGCCCGGGCCAGCAGCCAGTTGCGCAGTTCCAGTGTCGACAAGCAGTCGTACTCGTTGTAGTCCCTGATCCCTTCGAGAATGGCGGCAGCCTGCCCAGCCTGGCCAGTATCCCTGGCAGTGCAATAGTCCGCGTAGGCCACCACGGAAGCTCCGGCGTCGGTGACGTCCCCGGAGCGCAGGCGCTGGCCCATGTACAGCGGCTCAAGTTTCTTGATGCTGTAAGAGTTCTCGGAGACCCGGATGCTGTGCCGGACGGTGTCAAAGAGGTCCACCAGGACACCTTGGCGCAGGAGGTCGTCGACGGCGGTTTCGCCCACCACATGCGTCAGGGACAGGTTCCGCAGCGCCGTTTTCTCGTAGGAGGCGTAGTGGTAAATGTGCATACCGGGATACCTGGCACGGCGCTGGGCTACGTAGTCCAGGAAGTCAACGAACGCCTGGCCTTCCTCAGCGCGTGAATGCGCCCAGAAAGGGCGGAACACAGGCTCCGTCCCGGGCGCCACGGGGTTTTCGATGACGCCGAAGAGGTACTCCAGTCCCCACTTGCCCGTGGCGGTGTCCTGCCAGAGGGGATCGCCCTCGAAGTCGAAGAAGATATCGCCCGGGTCCGGTGCGGGAAGCCTGCCGAGGGTGTTGTCAGGGAGGACGTTGTAACTGATGGCCTTGGTTTCTCCGGACTTGTCCGTGTACGTGACGGTGCCGTCCGGGTTGCCGGTACCCGTTTGCAGTTGGGCTTGATCGCGGAGCCTCAGCTGCGTGGAGTCTCCGGTTGCCGGCATGGTTGCGAGTTGGTCGATGGTCGTGATGCCGGACTCGATGAGTTTCTTGCGGCGGCTGATGCGCATGCCGGCCACCATGAGGAGATCACGGTGCAGTTGGACCTGTTCGGCGCAATAGTCGCAGCGGCCGCAGGCCGAGTACCGGGAGTCACCCCATTCCACCGGACCGGGCTCCGTGGCATGCGTAGATGTCATGCCAAGGAAGCGTTCACGCCGTTCCTTGAAGACAGGGAGGATCTGCGAAAGGGGGTGGTCGCTGTGGACCCGGTTGCCCAGCACCAGGGTGACGGTGGGATCCGGCGTGATTCCCGCTTTGAGCAGTTGGTCTCCATAGGCCGCGAGCTGCAGGAGGGCTGTGACCTTGGCATGGCGTGCCAGCTTGGTATCGAACACCGCATAAAGCCCACCGGGCTGCTTCACCAGGAAATCGGAACGCCCGTGAAACTCAC
Above is a genomic segment from Arthrobacter sp. YN containing:
- a CDS encoding SDR family NAD(P)-dependent oxidoreductase, producing MTFPVERTAIVTGAVSERGIGRATVNYLAGQGWNIGIIDLDDADCKIAAKEIAAEYGVQAHGVGANVASEAEVRAAIDELEAELPQIVALANVAGVSSPVGYLELEPAEWDRVLNINLNGVHYATRRVAESMVKNRIGRIVNISSVSAQRGGGTFSKTPYSVAKAGVIGLTRATARELGEYDITVNAISPGPIDTDIMGGTLSQERKDELTKDLVVNRVGSTRDIAAAIAFLISEDSGYISGQTLNVDGGLYMH
- a CDS encoding MFS transporter, with amino-acid sequence MSVATNSTKELLDTPVLKSAISKASRRLMPMLVILYVVAFLDRTNVGFAEAALEVDRGITAGAYALGAGIFFIGYALFEIPSNLLLTKFGAKVWLARIAITWGIVSACFAFVQGETSFIILRFLLGVTEAGLFPGVIMFLAAWFPNKVRVKMFAIFYLAQPFSQMMGAPLSGWLINIGDQVPGVAGWQVMFFVEGMLAVLAGIAAYFFLINSPQDAKFLTKEEKRALSDVMALEDTVKEESGPRGVLASMRNGRVWYFTVIYFCLQVAVYGVTFYLPQQVAQLTGQKVGIAVGLLAAIPWFFGIFACYFIGKAANTVARRRRWGTALFISTGLCIFGSAWAGANQMPALGIIFITLAVCSFLSTGPICWSYPTAFLTGTAAAAGIGLINSLGNLGGFVAPILRTTVNQVTASDTGTMGVYALGVLPFVAAMLMFGTKRFSNKADELLEK
- a CDS encoding triose-phosphate isomerase family protein, whose translation is MYMGYAQSLAWLEQLVAEVETRPALVAGRVVPFVIPSHPVLPAAARLLQGSPLVLGAQNCGWADGPWTGEVSPSMLAELGVGLVEIGHAERRRYFAEDEAMIALKVSAAVDAGLTPLLCVGEPEVLEPEAAADTVFGQIKAAVSGDWSLASKLVIAYEPVWAIGAPEPASAAYVSQAVGTLRSALAQHGLARLPIIYGGSAKPGLLPQLDGVSGLFLGRFAHDASNFGRVLDEALSFCTADAPKTPSKGH
- a CDS encoding bifunctional RecB family nuclease/DEAD/DEAH box helicase translates to MFFLDPEMAGAPQDLVFSASDLVIAATCEYQLLRKLDEKLGRLPKPDFAADAMLERTAALGDVHEHRVLDEFVDKFGHWDAATGKGVYDVVPATVMDRAALSAKHAESIDALRSGADVVFQAAFFDGEFHGRSDFLVKQPGGLYAVFDTKLARHAKVTALLQLAAYGDQLLKAGITPDPTVTLVLGNRVHSDHPLSQILPVFKERRERFLGMTSTHATEPGPVEWGDSRYSACGRCDYCAEQVQLHRDLLMVAGMRISRRKKLIESGITTIDQLATMPATGDSTQLRLRDQAQLQTGTGNPDGTVTYTDKSGETKAISYNVLPDNTLGRLPAPDPGDIFFDFEGDPLWQDTATGKWGLEYLFGVIENPVAPGTEPVFRPFWAHSRAEEGQAFVDFLDYVAQRRARYPGMHIYHYASYEKTALRNLSLTHVVGETAVDDLLRQGVLVDLFDTVRHSIRVSENSYSIKKLEPLYMGQRLRSGDVTDAGASVVAYADYCTARDTGQAGQAAAILEGIRDYNEYDCLSTLELRNWLLARAAERSIVPGGPVNDDAPSDTEPEKYEAPPEEKALFDYVAGLPSEEQATLNSRAIGIVAAGVGYHRREDKQHWWGHFDRLEKPTSQWDESRDQFMVDHAELLQDWAKPTPRSNPARIVKLLGRSGDGAGLDPGRKYFRMYGSPLPDALAAKESSVLGRAGWGGTEVIEVGEEGDFEFVTIVEKLRKDSTEFVQTPMALTPDSPIQTTGQRAALAALATKLRAALPSWPKDPALDLVRRQPPRLGTLANLPTVPSGPDGYIDAITAAVKDLDHSYLAVQGPPGSGKTYVGAHVLARLVADGWKVGVVAQSHAVVENMLCAAVEKAGIDPRLVAKDVKHNDPVPWTNCAKGDVEELLSTPGGALIGGTAWTMVGKEVPAGSLDLLVIDEAGQFSLANTMAVSRAAKRLLLLGDPQQLPQVTQGKHPEPVDESALGWLSDGYNTLPSHLGYFLALSWRMHPELCSAVSELSYDNRLEAAPAATMRELEGASPGISCVYVTHTANSTASPEEAVEVVRQVQAHLGLKWLDPSDSPERRPLEETDILVVAAYNAQVQLIKHELRSAGLGTVRVGTVDKFQGQEAPVVIVSMAASAAGEVPRGMEFLLSRNRINVAVSRGQWRAVVVRSPELTNYLPTHPEGLENLGGFVALCQRSFRTPNAL